One segment of Daphnia magna isolate NIES linkage group LG2, ASM2063170v1.1, whole genome shotgun sequence DNA contains the following:
- the LOC123470216 gene encoding hrp65 protein-like isoform X1: MQKLETASSEKLTKESSPVSNAVSTPSISTPQNSVNGTAASVGNNSGRGKRGSGRGGIGRGGQSGRNNQGNGKNGNNVGRFQRNTNQVGQSHGEKKWEDNSHGNGHQKLSEDRQLLEKLASLSNSTADLPIRSFTETKFSGRSRLYVGNLGNDIVEQDLKEHFSAYGEIAEVFLNKEKGFAFVRLDYRSNSEKAKRELDGKVLKGRTLRVRSAPHSAAIRVKNLSPFVTNELLEKAFSIFGDIERAIVVANERGQSTNEGVVEFVRKPGAQAAIRRCTDGCFFLTSSLRPVVVEPMEQLDDEDGFSERAFAKKTPEFTKERETGPRFAEPNSFQFTYGQRWKQLLELYKQKMDAVERELKIEEDKLVSQMEYARYEHETELLREQLRLREQDRERQKRDWELKERQHEESRLREEETLRRQQDEMQHRLRQQEDEMRRRQQENNMFMQEQNTDGTPPDFRRPLQPPTFDRPMMGGNGPHNLMDLQMENKPFHNSFEQRPLEPPPMFNNMPIGGRMDGPNNNMGNMPPRGPPHGVSAPRWGRPNERDREDFLVKRRRF, translated from the exons ATGCAGAAACTAGAAACGGCGAGTTCGGAAAAACTAACTAAGGAGAGTTCTCCTGTTTCAAATGCTGTCTCTACGCCTTCCATATCTACACCCCAAAATTCTGTCAATGGTACTGCTGCCTCTGTGGGAAATAACAGTGGAAGAGGAAAACGTGGAAGTGGTAGGGGTGGCATAGGAAGAGGGGGACAATCAGGGAGAAACAATCaaggaaatgggaaaaatggTAACAACGTTGGCCGGTTTCAGCGTAATACAAATCAAGTTGGTCAAAGCCATGGTgagaaaaaatgggaagataATTCACATGGTAATGGGCATCAAAAACTGTCAGAG GATCGCCAATTACTAGAGAAACTTGCATCACTGTCCAATTCTACTGCTGATCTACCAATCAGATCCTTTACAGAAACTAAATTTTCAGGCCGCAGCCGTCTGTATGTTGGAAACCTTGGAAATGATATAGTGGAGCAGGATTTAAAGGAACACTTTTCTGCATATGGAGAAATTGCAGAAGTCTTCCTCAATAAGGAAAAGGGATTTGCTTTTGTCAGGCTG GATTACCGTTCCAATTCAGAAAAGGCAAAACGAGAATTGGATGGGAAAGTTTTGAAAGGTCGTACGTTGCGCGTTCGCTCTGCTCCACATAGCGCCGCTATTCGTGTGAAAAATTTGTCTCCCTTCGTAACAAATGAATTATTGGAAAAAGCCTTTTCCATATTCGGAGAT ATTGAAAGAGCTATAGTGGTTGCTAATGAGCGTGGACAATCAACGAACGAAGGTGTTGTTGAATTTGTGCGCAAACCAGGAGCCCAGGCTGCAATTCGGCGTTGCACCGATGGCTGTTTTTTCCTAACTTCGTCATTACGTCCCGTTGTAGTAGAACCAATGGAACAATTAGACGATGAAGATGGATTTTCAGAACGCGCATTTGCTAAAAAAACTCCGGAGTTTACTAAAGAACGCGAA ACGGGGCCAAGGTTTGCTGAACCTAATAGCTTCCAGTTTACTTACGGTCAACGCTGGAAGCAATTGTTGGAACTGTATAAGCAAAAAATGGATGCTGTTGAGCGGGAATTGAAAATCGAAGAAGATAAGTTGGTGTCCCAGATGGAATATGCTCGATATGAACATGAAACCGAACTGCTTCGTGAAC AACTCAGACTACGTGAGCAGGATCGCGAGAGACAAAAACGTGACTGGGAATTGAAAGAACGCCAACACGAAGAATCCAGGTTACGAGAGGAGGAAACTCTTCGTCGACAACAGGATGAAATGCAGCATCGATTGCGCCAGCAGGAAGACGAAATGCGTCGGCgtcaacaagaaaacaacatgTTCATGCAAGAGCAAAACACAGATGGAACTCCTCCAGATTTTCGTCGACCTCTCCAACCTCCCACATTTGATCGGCCAATGATGGGTGGTAATGGACCTCATAATCTCATGGATCTGCAAATG GAAAATAAGCCGTTCCACAACTCCTTTGAACAGCGGCCTTTGGAGCCGCCACCGATGTTTAACAACATGCCCATTGGGGGTCGTATGGATGGtcccaacaacaacatggGAAACATGCCACCCCGCGGGCCACCTCACGGAGTTTCTGCTCCGAGGTGGGGCCGACCCAACGAACGCGATCGTGAGGATTTTCTGGTAAAACGTCGCCGTTTCTGA
- the LOC123470216 gene encoding hrp65 protein-like isoform X4: MQKLETASSEKLTKESSPVSNAVSTPSISTPQNSVNGTAASVGNNSGRGKRGSGRGGIGRGGQSGRNNQGNGKNGNNVGRFQRNTNQVGQSHGEKKWEDNSHGNGHQKLSEDRQLLEKLASLSNSTADLPIRSFTETKFSGRSRLYVGNLGNDIVEQDLKEHFSAYGEIAEVFLNKEKGFAFVRLDYRSNSEKAKRELDGKVLKGRTLRVRSAPHSAAIRVKNLSPFVTNELLEKAFSIFGDIERAIVVANERGQSTNEGVVEFVRKPGAQAAIRRCTDGCFFLTSSLRPVVVEPMEQLDDEDGFSERAFAKKTPEFTKERETGPRFAEPNSFQFTYGQRWKQLLELYKQKMDAVERELKIEEDKLVSQMEYARYEHETELLREQLRLREQDRERQKRDWELKERQHEESRLREEETLRRQQDEMQHRLRQQEDEMRRRQQENNMFMQEQNTDGTPPDFRRPLQPPTFDRPMMGGNGPHNLMDLQM; this comes from the exons ATGCAGAAACTAGAAACGGCGAGTTCGGAAAAACTAACTAAGGAGAGTTCTCCTGTTTCAAATGCTGTCTCTACGCCTTCCATATCTACACCCCAAAATTCTGTCAATGGTACTGCTGCCTCTGTGGGAAATAACAGTGGAAGAGGAAAACGTGGAAGTGGTAGGGGTGGCATAGGAAGAGGGGGACAATCAGGGAGAAACAATCaaggaaatgggaaaaatggTAACAACGTTGGCCGGTTTCAGCGTAATACAAATCAAGTTGGTCAAAGCCATGGTgagaaaaaatgggaagataATTCACATGGTAATGGGCATCAAAAACTGTCAGAG GATCGCCAATTACTAGAGAAACTTGCATCACTGTCCAATTCTACTGCTGATCTACCAATCAGATCCTTTACAGAAACTAAATTTTCAGGCCGCAGCCGTCTGTATGTTGGAAACCTTGGAAATGATATAGTGGAGCAGGATTTAAAGGAACACTTTTCTGCATATGGAGAAATTGCAGAAGTCTTCCTCAATAAGGAAAAGGGATTTGCTTTTGTCAGGCTG GATTACCGTTCCAATTCAGAAAAGGCAAAACGAGAATTGGATGGGAAAGTTTTGAAAGGTCGTACGTTGCGCGTTCGCTCTGCTCCACATAGCGCCGCTATTCGTGTGAAAAATTTGTCTCCCTTCGTAACAAATGAATTATTGGAAAAAGCCTTTTCCATATTCGGAGAT ATTGAAAGAGCTATAGTGGTTGCTAATGAGCGTGGACAATCAACGAACGAAGGTGTTGTTGAATTTGTGCGCAAACCAGGAGCCCAGGCTGCAATTCGGCGTTGCACCGATGGCTGTTTTTTCCTAACTTCGTCATTACGTCCCGTTGTAGTAGAACCAATGGAACAATTAGACGATGAAGATGGATTTTCAGAACGCGCATTTGCTAAAAAAACTCCGGAGTTTACTAAAGAACGCGAA ACGGGGCCAAGGTTTGCTGAACCTAATAGCTTCCAGTTTACTTACGGTCAACGCTGGAAGCAATTGTTGGAACTGTATAAGCAAAAAATGGATGCTGTTGAGCGGGAATTGAAAATCGAAGAAGATAAGTTGGTGTCCCAGATGGAATATGCTCGATATGAACATGAAACCGAACTGCTTCGTGAAC AACTCAGACTACGTGAGCAGGATCGCGAGAGACAAAAACGTGACTGGGAATTGAAAGAACGCCAACACGAAGAATCCAGGTTACGAGAGGAGGAAACTCTTCGTCGACAACAGGATGAAATGCAGCATCGATTGCGCCAGCAGGAAGACGAAATGCGTCGGCgtcaacaagaaaacaacatgTTCATGCAAGAGCAAAACACAGATGGAACTCCTCCAGATTTTCGTCGACCTCTCCAACCTCCCACATTTGATCGGCCAATGATGGGTGGTAATGGACCTCATAATCTCATGGATCTGCAAATG
- the LOC123470216 gene encoding hrp65 protein-like isoform X2 produces the protein MQKLETASSEKLTKESSPVSNAVSTPSISTPQNSVNGTAASVGNNSGRGKRGSGRGGIGRGGQSGRNNQGNGKNGNNVGRFQRNTNQVGQSHGEKKWEDNSHGNGHQKLSEDRQLLEKLASLSNSTADLPIRSFTETKFSGRSRLYVGNLGNDIVEQDLKEHFSAYGEIAEVFLNKEKGFAFVRLDYRSNSEKAKRELDGKVLKGRTLRVRSAPHSAAIRVKNLSPFVTNELLEKAFSIFGDIERAIVVANERGQSTNEGVVEFVRKPGAQAAIRRCTDGCFFLTSSLRPVVVEPMEQLDDEDGFSERAFAKKTPEFTKERETGPRFAEPNSFQFTYGQRWKQLLELYKQKMDAVERELKIEEDKLVSQMEYARYEHETELLREQLRLREQDRERQKRDWELKERQHEESRLREEETLRRQQDEMQHRLRQQEDEMRRRQQENNMFMQEQNTDGTPPDFRRPLQPPTFDRPMMGGNGPHNLMDLQMGMNKGMAVGSAQSVVETGITAKAGIMHMVIAIIL, from the exons ATGCAGAAACTAGAAACGGCGAGTTCGGAAAAACTAACTAAGGAGAGTTCTCCTGTTTCAAATGCTGTCTCTACGCCTTCCATATCTACACCCCAAAATTCTGTCAATGGTACTGCTGCCTCTGTGGGAAATAACAGTGGAAGAGGAAAACGTGGAAGTGGTAGGGGTGGCATAGGAAGAGGGGGACAATCAGGGAGAAACAATCaaggaaatgggaaaaatggTAACAACGTTGGCCGGTTTCAGCGTAATACAAATCAAGTTGGTCAAAGCCATGGTgagaaaaaatgggaagataATTCACATGGTAATGGGCATCAAAAACTGTCAGAG GATCGCCAATTACTAGAGAAACTTGCATCACTGTCCAATTCTACTGCTGATCTACCAATCAGATCCTTTACAGAAACTAAATTTTCAGGCCGCAGCCGTCTGTATGTTGGAAACCTTGGAAATGATATAGTGGAGCAGGATTTAAAGGAACACTTTTCTGCATATGGAGAAATTGCAGAAGTCTTCCTCAATAAGGAAAAGGGATTTGCTTTTGTCAGGCTG GATTACCGTTCCAATTCAGAAAAGGCAAAACGAGAATTGGATGGGAAAGTTTTGAAAGGTCGTACGTTGCGCGTTCGCTCTGCTCCACATAGCGCCGCTATTCGTGTGAAAAATTTGTCTCCCTTCGTAACAAATGAATTATTGGAAAAAGCCTTTTCCATATTCGGAGAT ATTGAAAGAGCTATAGTGGTTGCTAATGAGCGTGGACAATCAACGAACGAAGGTGTTGTTGAATTTGTGCGCAAACCAGGAGCCCAGGCTGCAATTCGGCGTTGCACCGATGGCTGTTTTTTCCTAACTTCGTCATTACGTCCCGTTGTAGTAGAACCAATGGAACAATTAGACGATGAAGATGGATTTTCAGAACGCGCATTTGCTAAAAAAACTCCGGAGTTTACTAAAGAACGCGAA ACGGGGCCAAGGTTTGCTGAACCTAATAGCTTCCAGTTTACTTACGGTCAACGCTGGAAGCAATTGTTGGAACTGTATAAGCAAAAAATGGATGCTGTTGAGCGGGAATTGAAAATCGAAGAAGATAAGTTGGTGTCCCAGATGGAATATGCTCGATATGAACATGAAACCGAACTGCTTCGTGAAC AACTCAGACTACGTGAGCAGGATCGCGAGAGACAAAAACGTGACTGGGAATTGAAAGAACGCCAACACGAAGAATCCAGGTTACGAGAGGAGGAAACTCTTCGTCGACAACAGGATGAAATGCAGCATCGATTGCGCCAGCAGGAAGACGAAATGCGTCGGCgtcaacaagaaaacaacatgTTCATGCAAGAGCAAAACACAGATGGAACTCCTCCAGATTTTCGTCGACCTCTCCAACCTCCCACATTTGATCGGCCAATGATGGGTGGTAATGGACCTCATAATCTCATGGATCTGCAAATG
- the LOC123470216 gene encoding hrp65 protein-like isoform X3 — protein sequence MQKLETASSEKLTKESSPVSNAVSTPSISTPQNSVNGTAASVGNNSGRGKRGSGRGGIGRGGQSGRNNQGNGKNGNNVGRFQRNTNQVGQSHGEKKWEDNSHGNGHQKLSEDRQLLEKLASLSNSTADLPIRSFTETKFSGRSRLYVGNLGNDIVEQDLKEHFSAYGEIAEVFLNKEKGFAFVRLDYRSNSEKAKRELDGKVLKGRTLRVRSAPHSAAIRVKNLSPFVTNELLEKAFSIFGDIERAIVVANERGQSTNEGVVEFVRKPGAQAAIRRCTDGCFFLTSSLRPVVVEPMEQLDDEDGFSERAFAKKTPEFTKERETGPRFAEPNSFQFTYGQRWKQLLELYKQKMDAVERELKIEEDKLVSQMEYARYEHETELLREQLRLREQDRERQKRDWELKERQHEESRLREEETLRRQQDEMQHRLRQQEDEMRRRQQENNMFMQEQNTDGTPPDFRRPLQPPTFDRPMMGGNGPHNLMDLQMDYSFPPIDHRFSEAMQVLCALFPIILLLL from the exons ATGCAGAAACTAGAAACGGCGAGTTCGGAAAAACTAACTAAGGAGAGTTCTCCTGTTTCAAATGCTGTCTCTACGCCTTCCATATCTACACCCCAAAATTCTGTCAATGGTACTGCTGCCTCTGTGGGAAATAACAGTGGAAGAGGAAAACGTGGAAGTGGTAGGGGTGGCATAGGAAGAGGGGGACAATCAGGGAGAAACAATCaaggaaatgggaaaaatggTAACAACGTTGGCCGGTTTCAGCGTAATACAAATCAAGTTGGTCAAAGCCATGGTgagaaaaaatgggaagataATTCACATGGTAATGGGCATCAAAAACTGTCAGAG GATCGCCAATTACTAGAGAAACTTGCATCACTGTCCAATTCTACTGCTGATCTACCAATCAGATCCTTTACAGAAACTAAATTTTCAGGCCGCAGCCGTCTGTATGTTGGAAACCTTGGAAATGATATAGTGGAGCAGGATTTAAAGGAACACTTTTCTGCATATGGAGAAATTGCAGAAGTCTTCCTCAATAAGGAAAAGGGATTTGCTTTTGTCAGGCTG GATTACCGTTCCAATTCAGAAAAGGCAAAACGAGAATTGGATGGGAAAGTTTTGAAAGGTCGTACGTTGCGCGTTCGCTCTGCTCCACATAGCGCCGCTATTCGTGTGAAAAATTTGTCTCCCTTCGTAACAAATGAATTATTGGAAAAAGCCTTTTCCATATTCGGAGAT ATTGAAAGAGCTATAGTGGTTGCTAATGAGCGTGGACAATCAACGAACGAAGGTGTTGTTGAATTTGTGCGCAAACCAGGAGCCCAGGCTGCAATTCGGCGTTGCACCGATGGCTGTTTTTTCCTAACTTCGTCATTACGTCCCGTTGTAGTAGAACCAATGGAACAATTAGACGATGAAGATGGATTTTCAGAACGCGCATTTGCTAAAAAAACTCCGGAGTTTACTAAAGAACGCGAA ACGGGGCCAAGGTTTGCTGAACCTAATAGCTTCCAGTTTACTTACGGTCAACGCTGGAAGCAATTGTTGGAACTGTATAAGCAAAAAATGGATGCTGTTGAGCGGGAATTGAAAATCGAAGAAGATAAGTTGGTGTCCCAGATGGAATATGCTCGATATGAACATGAAACCGAACTGCTTCGTGAAC AACTCAGACTACGTGAGCAGGATCGCGAGAGACAAAAACGTGACTGGGAATTGAAAGAACGCCAACACGAAGAATCCAGGTTACGAGAGGAGGAAACTCTTCGTCGACAACAGGATGAAATGCAGCATCGATTGCGCCAGCAGGAAGACGAAATGCGTCGGCgtcaacaagaaaacaacatgTTCATGCAAGAGCAAAACACAGATGGAACTCCTCCAGATTTTCGTCGACCTCTCCAACCTCCCACATTTGATCGGCCAATGATGGGTGGTAATGGACCTCATAATCTCATGGATCTGCAAATG
- the LOC123470215 gene encoding LOW QUALITY PROTEIN: tyrosine-protein phosphatase non-receptor type 11-like (The sequence of the model RefSeq protein was modified relative to this genomic sequence to represent the inferred CDS: deleted 1 base in 1 codon) — MGSRRWFHPNVSGIDAELLLLTRLIDGSFLARPSKSNPGDFTLSVRRNGEVTHIKIQNTGDFYDLYGGEKFATLSELVQFYMENPGQLREKNGEAIELKFPVHCSDPTTERLSFRWFHGHLSGKEAEKILLDKGKNGSFLVRESQSKPGDYVLSVRTEDKVTHVMIRYQEQKYDVGGGEKFDSLSELIEHYKKNPMVETTGTVVHLKQPYNATRIHASGIESRVKELQKEHSVSTGKGGFWEEFESLQQQECKHLYSRKEGQKPENRNKNRYKNILPFDHTRVLLKDVDASTAGADYINANHIRPEDDGNGDQFPQYIATQGCLPHTVNDFWHMVWQENSRVIVMTTKEIERGKSKCARYWPEENQTKEFGKVVLRCVSDSLRADYTLREFLATKDNEERLIHQYHFQAWPDHGVPGDPGCVLNFLHDVNTRQNSVANAGPVVVHCSAGIGRTGTFIVIDMIIGQIERRGLDCEIDIQRMIQTIRAQRSGMVQTEAQYKFVYMAVQYYIETLSQRMQAQQKSLQAGREYTNIRYSTEGGLTPAACNQSQSLESPTGKSLSKSTLSLASVSTPLLNSFHVTLSKSEKPPKETKGVANRTVAEHPIPMPPKDFPKMLYENVPLNERKAAGNQGPPLFPHHLPHQEKCKPQKGKGFSSECGRELVWN; from the exons ATGGGCTCTAGAAG GTGGTTTCATCCAAATGTATCAGGGATTGATGCAGAACTACTTCTCTTA ACACGACTAATAGATGGCAGTTTTTTAGCACGTCCCAGTAAGAGCAACCCAGGAGATTTCACCCTGTCTGTTAG gagAAATGGTGAAGTTACTCacataaaaattcaaaatactGGAGACTTCTACGATCTGTATGGGGGTGAAAAATTTGCAACTCTGTCTGAACTGGTGCAGTTCTATATGGAAAATCCTGGACAGTTGCGTGAGAAGAATGGTGAAGCCATAGAGCTAAAATTTCCTGTCCATTGTTCTGACCCAACTACTGAACG tttgTCTTTCAGGTGGTTTCATGGACATCTTTCAGGaaaagaagcagaaaaaattCTACTTGATAAAGGGAAGAATGGAAGTTTTTTAGTGAGAGAATCCCAGAGTAAGCCCGGAGATTACGTTTTATCTGTTAGAACTGAAGACAAAGTGACACATGTCATGATAAGATACCAG GAGCAAAAGTATGATGTGGGTGGTGGTGAAAAATTTGATTCACTGTCTGAACTAATTGagcattacaaaaaaaatccaatgGTTGAAACCACAGGAACTGTGGTCCATCTTAAACAGCCTTACAATGCTACTAGAATTCATGCGAGTGGAATAGAAAGTCGCGTCAAAGAATTGCAG AAGGAGCATAGCGTGAGTACAGGGAAAGGAGGATTTTGGGAAGAATTTGAAAGTTTACAGCAACAAGAATGTAAACATCTATATAGCCGTAAAGAGGGACAAAAACCAGAAAATCGGAATAAAAATCgatataaaaatattttaccat TTGATCACACCCGTGTTCTACTTAAGGATGTGGATGCGAGTACAGCTGGTGCCGACTATATAAATGCCAACCACATACGG CCAGAAGATGATGGAAATGGGGACCAGTTCCCACAATACATTGCTACCCAAGGCTGTCTGCCACACACAGTCAACGATTTCTGGCATATG GTCTGGCAGGAAAATAGTCGCGTAATTGTAATGACAACGAAAGAAATCGAGAGAGGAAAG TCGAAATGTGCACGCTACTGGCCAGaggaaaatcaaacaaaagagTTTGGAAAAGTTGTTTTAAGGTGTGTTAGCGACTCGCTTCGTGCTGATTATACTCTTCGAGAGTTCTTAGCAACAAAGGACAACGAAGAGAGGCTGATACATCAGTATCATTTCCAG GCATGGCCTGATCATGGAGTACCAGGAGATCCTGGATGTGTGTTAAACTTTCTTCATGATGTGAATACAAGGCAGAATTCAGTTGCGAATGCAGGTCCTGTCGTAGTGCATTGTAGTGCAGGAATCGGTCGCACTGGAACATTCATTGTAATTGATATGATCATCGGTCAAATAGAAAGACGAG GATTGGATTGCGAAATTGACATTCAGCGCATGATTCAAACTATTCGTGCCCAAAGATCTGGTATGGTGCAAACTGAAGCGCAGTACAAATTTGTTTATATGGCAGTTCAGTACTATATAGAAACTTTATCACAGCGCATGCAAGCCCAGCAG AAAAGCCTACAAGCCGGCAGAGAATATACTAACATCCGTTATTCAACCGAAGGCGGTCTGACTCCTGCTGCTTGCAACCAATCCCAATCTTTGGAGTCGCCGACGGGCAAGagtttgtcaaaatcaacCCTTTCACTCGCCAGTGTGTCCACTCCTTTGTTAAATTCTTTTCATGTAACATTATCTAAGTCGGAGAAACCTCCAAAGGAAACAAAAGGGGTTGCCAATAGAACTGTAGCTGAACATCCAATACCGAT gCCTCCGAAAGATTTCCCAAAAATGCTTTACGAAAATGTCCCTCTGAACGAGCGAAAAGCAGCTGGAAACCAAGGACCGCCACTTTTCCCCCACCACCTACCCCaccaagaaaaatgtaaaccacaaaaaggaaaaggtttcTCATCAGAGTGCGGACGTGAATTGGTGTGGAATTGA
- the LOC116917583 gene encoding uncharacterized protein LOC116917583, which produces MSWRCCVSGCGSEGVPIFRIPKLNESLKTALKEKKKERRIVWLQKLNVKECDLNNNTRVCSHHFASGRPCKNSFDNSHPDWAPSLHVRNSIFDRVVQRNISRHSRRLERESRTLEQINAVVNNGKSAANRQDNDVPNAVVNNEHDHNEIPLVSDMLESGSNDFASEQVPNFFGVEISDECNNGVENQHEATGVYKILELMTTLAEFCRVGSRVEPVCFTRVKCDTGETHWCYTSCSRDRAGLTPV; this is translated from the exons ATGTCTTGGAGGTGCTGTGTTTCTGGTTGTGGTTCCGAAGGAGTACCTATATTTCGTATtccaaaattgaatgaaagtttaaaaactgctttgaaagaaaaaaaaaaggaacgaagAATTGTTTGGCTTCAAAAGCTAAACGTGAAGGAATGTGACTTAAACAACAACACTCGTGTTTGCTCTCATCATTTTGCATCTG GCAGGCCATGTAAGAATTCTTTCGATAACTCTCACCCGGACTGGGCACCTTCACTACACGTCAGAAATTCTATTTTTGACAGGGTTGTACAGAGAAACATTAGTCGACATTCCAGAAGGCTTGAAAGGGAATCAAGAACATTGGAACAGATCAAT GCTGTCGTAAACAATGGAAAGAGTGCCGCCAATAGACAAGATAATGATGTGCCCAATGCAGTGGTAAACAACGAACATGAT CATAATGAAATACCTCTAGTGTCTGATATGTTGGAAAGTGGAAGCAATGATTTTGCATCTGAACAAGTTCCTAATTTTTTCGGTGTAGAAATCAGCGATGAATGTAACAACGGTGTTGAAAACCAACATGAA GCTACTGGAGTCTACAAAATATTGGAACTGATGACAACCCTAGCGGAGTTTTGTCGGGTCGGATCCCGTGTTGAACCAGTGTGCTTCACCCGTGTGAAGTGTGACACTGGTGAAACACACTGGTGTTACACCTCTTGTTCGCGTGATAGGGCGGGTTTAACACCGGTGTAA